The following nucleotide sequence is from Thunnus albacares chromosome 15, fThuAlb1.1, whole genome shotgun sequence.
TGAAAAGTGGGTTGCATGTGgcacaaaatacagtttatatGGCGGGAAAATGGTTAAGATGCCGGGAATTCAGTTAAAAACTGCAGAACAGCTTTGTTATGGCTCTCTGCAGATTCCTGCAGGATGACCTgagatgtttccttttttcattgacattacaaatgctgtttatgtTAGCCCGCagaactgcatgtgtgtgtaggatCATGCTCTCAAACATTTTTCTCGCCTGCAGAGATTGAAAGGATCCAGAAAGGCGAAAACAAGAAAGAACCAGAGAAAGAGGCGTATCTGGACCTGTTTGCCACCAAGAATCTCAAACTCAAAGAACGAGTACTCATTCCCACCAAGCAGTACCCAAGGGTtagtatttccttttttctaCTTCTTGATTATGAGTCTGACCACAGTATGTGTTCCTCAAGAGCTGGCTCACCCTGGCAAATGAGGTCAACTTGCAAAACTGTTTAGTGACTCTTCAGTAATCTTCCTCAGTGCTGGACCTTAAATGTAAACAGCGTGTCGTACATTTCCAAATCTCTTCCGCCAGCTTTACTGTCCCAGAATTAAGTCATGCGTCCAGTGCCCCACTAAGCTTCTGCATGAGCAAGTCTGCAGTAGTTGTAACAATGCAGTGTGGGATGATGAGTGACTCTCGCACCTACTGTGGAGACAAGAAGGGAACTTGTGCTTAATATTACTGTCATAACCTGGTTTCATGTCTGCTCAGACATGAAACCAGGTTCTTCTATTCACTGTTATTCTACTTTTCTGTAATGGTAATAGAAAGAAGCAATACAATACTGACtcttttcacttcacttcttTCTACAGGTCAACTTTGTCGGTAAGCTCTTAGGACCTCAGGGCAGCACAATCAAGAGGCTCCAAGAGGACACAGGTGCAAAGATTTCAGTCCTCGGTAAAGGTTCCATGAGGGACAAGAATAAGGTATGTGAGAGTTTGCATTGCTGCACAGTTCAAAGGATGTTACCCTGTATGGCAGACtattattatttgcatttaatGTTCTTTAGGAAGAAGAGCTGAGGAAGGGTGGTGAAGCTAAATATGCCCACCTTGCCATGGAGCTGCACGTGTTCATTGAGGTGACGGCACCCATTCCAGAAGCCTACTTGCGCATGGCTCATGCCATGGAGGAGGTCAAGAAGTTCCTGATCCCCGTATGTGTCCAACAGACTCTTATTTCTCATTCACAGACATGGATTGTGCTCTTTAAACGTAGCATTTGCATTGCAGATATTTAAGCAGTTTCCTCTCTAGCCACCCCAAACCCCTACTTAACAGACTGTTTTTGTCTGAAGGAACCCGGTGAGCAGGACCCGTACATGGATCCTCACTTCCTGAACGGATCACAGGACGGTTCAGGCAGGGGACGTGGCGGTCACCTAGGAAGAGGCAGAGGTGTACCACCTGGTGCTGGAGGACCAAGGTAGGAGTCTTGGTGGTTCTGACTTAAGCCATATTCATGCTGACATTGACCTCTGCCACAGCACAATGTATGAATAatgataactttatttatatagcacttttcatacattATTATCATGTAGCAAATTGCTTACACAACACAAACGCCATATGTCGCTGATCGGTTTTCTATGATTGCATTTTACAACCTGGCTAATTCCCCACAGGGGGCGAGGAATGCCACGTGGGGCCCCTCGCGGTGCAATGCGTGGTGGAGCTCCACGGGGAGGACTGGGACGGGGCAGCGCTCCCAGAGGTGCACCATCTGGTAGGGGTGGACCACCTTCAGTCCCTAACAGAGGTGGCTCGGCTTCCCGTGCTAGACCCCCTTCGGGAGGAGCACCAAGGATGCTCCCCTCCTCTGCCCTTTCCCACCAGCAGCTCCAGGTTCCCCCTTCAGCATCGCAGCCCAAAGCTGATGGCTATGACGATTAtgtaagttttgtttttttttgagccTTGGTTTCTCCATTAGACATATTTGTCTCTCACTTAAGTGATTTCTTGGAGAGTGCTATGTAGTTTTTGTAGTTGACTGacaatcattgatttgttttccttccagccCCCATATGAAGAATCCTACGCAGAGCCTGCCTATGAGGGATATGATAGTTATTATAGTCAGCAATCTGCACCTGCGTAAGTCAAAAtggattttatatttatttctagAGTGACTCAGTTTTCATTTATAGTTCTTAAATGTAAAGGGTGCTGTGTTGACATTTCTTTACAATCTATCCTCAGGGACACTGAATATTATGATTACGGACACGGAGAGGCTCAGGAAACCTCATATGTGCCATATGGTAAgactttgattttacatttgtttttttttttaacaaagtaaCACACTCACTGAAGAGTCTTACAAGGCAGTGATTGGGCCTCATTTCTTCCTCACTCAgaatgatgacttttttttccctatcTGTcctttttgttgtgtgttttttgtttttgttt
It contains:
- the khdrbs1a gene encoding KH domain-containing, RNA-binding, signal transduction-associated protein 1a, with amino-acid sequence MSQANANKNKTEYAVESSPAQKKSKMEDTKYLPELLAEKDSLDSSFTHAMKLISAEIERIQKGENKKEPEKEAYLDLFATKNLKLKERVLIPTKQYPRVNFVGKLLGPQGSTIKRLQEDTGAKISVLGKGSMRDKNKEEELRKGGEAKYAHLAMELHVFIEVTAPIPEAYLRMAHAMEEVKKFLIPEPGEQDPYMDPHFLNGSQDGSGRGRGGHLGRGRGVPPGAGGPRGRGMPRGAPRGAMRGGAPRGGLGRGSAPRGAPSGRGGPPSVPNRGGSASRARPPSGGAPRMLPSSALSHQQLQVPPSASQPKADGYDDYPPYEESYAEPAYEGYDSYYSQQSAPADTEYYDYGHGEAQETSYVPYAQDDWDNSWSGSGAGGKSAPARQTKGSYREHPYGRY